The Mauremys reevesii isolate NIE-2019 linkage group 1, ASM1616193v1, whole genome shotgun sequence genome has a segment encoding these proteins:
- the LOC120385015 gene encoding olfactory receptor 52E4-like: MSDPNTTDFTNPSTFILLGIPGLQAAHVWISIPFCTMYIIAILGNFTILFIVKTEPSLHGPMYYFLCMLAVSDLVLSTSILPKTLSIFWFNSREIDFSACLTQMYFIHCFLTVESGIFVALALDRYVAICDPLRYSTIMTNPVVAKISLAVVLRGCMLLLPGPFLARFLPYCRNNIIPHTHCEQMAVVKLACADIHVTSYYGLFLLVSAIGLDVIFIAVSYIQILRAIFSLPTKDTRLKTFSTCGSHLCVILAFYIPALFSFLTHRFGHNVPLHFHVLMANMYLLVPPMLNPIIYGVRTRQIRDRLLRLFTHKRT, from the coding sequence atgtcagatcccaacacaaccgacttcaccaacccttccaccttcatcctgctgggcattcctggcctgcaggcggcccatgtctggatctccatccccttctgcacaaTGTAcatcatagccatcttggggaacttcaccatcctgttcattgtgaagacagagccgagcctccatgggcccatgtactatttcctctgcatgctggctgtctCCGACCTGGTGCTGTCTACATCCATCCTGCCCAAGActctgagcatcttctggttcaattccagggagatcgatttcagtgcctgcctcacccagatgtacttcattcactgcttcttaACGGTGGAGTCTGGGATCTTCGTGGCCCTGGCTTTGGATCGTTACGTTGCAATCTGTGATCCCCTGAGATATTCTACTATCATGACAAACCCCGTGGTGGCCAAGATCAGCCTGGCTGTTGTGTTGCGTGGCTGCATGCTCCTGTTGCCTGGTCCATTCCTGGCAAGATTCTTGCCATATTGCAGAAAcaacatcatcccccacacacactgcgaGCAGAtggctgtggtgaagctggcctgcgccgatATCCATGTCACTAGTTACTATGGCCTCTTTCTGCTAGTGTCTGCGATTGGTCTGGACGTGATTTTTATTGCTgtgtcctatatccagatcctcagggccatattcagcctccccacaaaggacacCCGGCTTAAGACTTTTAGCACCTgtggctcccacctctgtgtcatcttagccttttacatcccagctctcttctccttcctcacacaccggtttggccacaatgtgccccTACATTTCCATGTTCTCATGGCCAACATGTACCTCCTTGTGCCtcccatgctaaaccccatcatctatggagTGAGGACCagacagatccgggacaggctgctccggctctttactcataaaaggacctaa